The Pseudanabaena sp. PCC 6802 genomic interval TTGGAGGAGGCGATCGCCCCTCGCAGAAAGAATTTGCGGAAGGCGATCCCCCTTCACATAGAGGATTTGGAGAAGGCGATCGCATGTTTTAATAATTCTCTGCAAATTTTTACCCAGCATGAATTCCCGGAAAAGTGGGAGATAACTCAGCATGATTTGAGTGAAGCCCAGCGATCGCTTGAACAAAAGCAGGGATTTCTGAAATATCATGAATTTCTTAAATCGCATCTTAAATCGCGCGATCATCTCTTAAGACCCAACGTTCTCAACGACACCATTGATTACCTGAATCCCACCCCTCCTTTAACAGATGCTGAGAAAAACTCGATCGATGATTGGTTTGGAGATCTGGGACTGAGAACATCCTTTTTTCGCAGGGTACGTAAGCGTAGGAGCTAGGCAATAAATTGTGGAATATTTTTAGTAGCAAAATATTGTTCGTACATCGCACCAATCTGCCAGGGAATATCTTTGCCAGCAAACCGTTTGTGAAGCTTGGAGGGCAGATCTCCACCAAGTTCTGCTAAAGCTTCAAGCAGATTAACTACTAAATCAATCTTCTCAGAACCCATTTAGGAAGTCGCAGTTGCCAGATTTCTTAGCATTTTGCGGATTAAAGCCAAGTAAATAAACGATTCAGACATTTGCTCATAAAATTCATAATCCTTGCTTAGTCTACGACAATTACCTAACCAAGCAAAGGTTCGCTCTACCACCCAACGCTTTGACTCCACTACAAAACCTTTCTGATTGTCTGCCCGTTTGCTAACTTCCCAAAGCCATCCGAAGTTGTCGTTGACCCATTGTGTGATTTCATCACCAGAGAATCCAGCATCAACCAGAATTTTCTCTAATCGTGGTAATGGAGATGTGAGATTCTGTAACAACTGCTTAGCTCCTGCTCTTTCACCGATGTTAGCTGCACACACCAACACCTTTACAACTAAGCCCAAGGTGTCAACCATAGCGAAGCGTTTTCTGCCCTTGATTTGCTTACCGCCATCAAAACCTCGACTGCCCGCACTTTCTGTTGTCTTCACACTCTGGCTATCGATACTCACCAAGCTTGGGGTCGCCTCTTTACTAACCTTTTCCCTAAATTGTTGGCTCAATTTGCGATTAATCTCCTCCAGTAGCCCAGTTCTTTCCCACCTTTGCCAGTAGAAATAGACCGTTGAGTAAGGCGGAAAGTCATGGGGTAGATTCTGCCATGTACAACCATTTTTGAGTATATAGAAAATGGCATTCAGTAACTCTCGCATATTTGTTTTGGGTGGCCTACCCCATTTTGATGGTTTGGGTAGCATGGGTGCGATAATTTCCCATTCTTGGTTGGATAAATCGGTATTATAGGATCGGCGCATCTCTTCAGGTTTATACTAGACTTCATCAGTATTTATACCTGCTTTTGGTGCGCCTTTTACTTCCTAAATGGCTTCTCAAACGCGCAGATGTTTAAGCAATCCACAATTGGCTGAATAGCTTTTTCAACCTTTGCTTTAGCTAAATGTTTTGCTACTAAGCCTGCATATTCACAGTCAGGTTCTATAGCTTCTAATAGAATTAACAAGCTAGATTTTGAGTTAAGTTGCAGCAGCACTAGAGAGGAGAGAACTTTGACTTCCAAATCATCTGAGGCTTGCAAAAGCTTCTCTAAGTGCGGAATTGACAGCGAACCAAACCTGCTTAAGCGTTCGGCAACTAGGAAGCGATTTGGGCTTTCTAGCAAAGCATTTACAGCCTGCGATACTAAAGAATTGACGATCTCGGTAGCTTCATTCAAAGCTGGAATCTGTTTTTCAACGTAGTTAGTACCCAGATTATCAACAACTGACTTAAGAACCCATTTGGGAAGTCAAGAAAAGCTTCTTTTAGTCACATTGCTACCATGTAAGAAGTCAGCATTTCAGTACCATACATCCCCTGAAGCAGCAAAAAATACTAAGTATTTATACTTTCTTAAATGAGTTCTAAGGTTGAATTCACTCATTATCGAATCCTCGCAACTAAGAACGTGCCTTTGAGCGTAATACCACCAGGAATAGTAAAAATACTGCTTGGTAGAGGGCATTGTAGCAAGTATGGCTTAACATATTTACTGAACTTGTAAACAGCGACCATGACAAACCCAGCCGCTACCAATTTTTCTCCCGAAGAAATCAAGTCAGAAGGCTTGACCTTAGATGAATACGCCATGATTTGCGATCGCCTCGGTCGCGAGCCAAATAAAGCCGAACTAGGCATGTTTGGCGTGATGTGGTCGGAACACTGCTGCTACAAAAATTCCCGACCTCTGCTCAAGCAGTTTCCCACCCAGGGCGATCGCATTTTAGTAGGACCGGGTGAGAATGCAGGTGTGGTCAAAATTAGCGATGACATTGCCATTTGCTTCAAGATTGAGAGTCACAATCGCCCCTCAGCGGTGGAGCCATTTCAGGGGGCAGCGACTGGCGTAGGCGGGATTTTGCGCGATATCTTCACGATGGGAGCGCGACCTATTGCCTCGCTGAATTCGCTGCGGTTTGGCGATCTGTCCGATCCTTGGGTACGCAGTCGCGTCAATGGCGTGGTGGCGGGAATTGCTGGATATGGTAACTGCGTGGGCGTACCGACTATTGGTGGTGAAGTATATTTTGATGCCGCTTACAATCGCAATCCATTAGTTAATGCAATGGCGATCGGGATTTTGGAAACTCCCACCATTGTGAAATCGGGTGCATCGGGGGTGGGCAACCCTGTTCTGTATGTCGGTTCTACCACTGGACGCGATGGCATGAAAGGAGCCAGCTTTGCCAGTGCAGAGCTAACTGATGAATCGCAGAAAGACCGTCCCGCCGTGCAGGTGGGCGATCCGTTTCTAGAGAAGTCCCTGATTGAAGCCTGCTTAGAGGCGTTTAAAACTGGTGCGGTGGTCGCGGCGCAGGATATGGGTGCCGCCGGATTAACTTGTTCCACTTCCGAAATGGCAGCGAAGGGAGGTGTGGGAATTCAACTAGATCTCGATAAAGTTCCAGCAAGGGAAACGGGGATGACACCCTATGAATACCTGTTGTCTGAATCCCAGGAACGCATGTTATTTGTGGCTCAGCAAGGGAGAGAGCAGGAGTTAATCGATATTTTCCATCGCTGGGGCTTACATGCTGTAGTTGCGGGTGAAGTTCTGGAGGAGCCGATCGTGCGGATTCTCTGGCACGGCATCGTAGCGGCAGAGATTCCCGCCACTGCCCTCGCAGATAACACTCCCATCTACTACCGTCAATTCCACAATACGCCGGAATATGCCCTCAAAGCTTGGGCATGGCATGAGTCGGCGATCGCTTCAAAATTAACCACTTCACCCGATCGGGTTCTATTGCAATTATTGGATAGTCCCGCGATCGCTTCTAAAGCATGGATCTACCGTCAGTACGACCAACAAGTGCAGAATAATACGGTGATGTTGCCTGGAAGTGGAGATGCTGCGGTGATTCGCTTGAGAGATCAGGACTTTGGAATTGGCGATATCCAATTATCGCCTCTAAATCAGGCGACAATTGGTGTTGCTGCTACGGTAGATTGTAATGCGCGTTACGTCTACCTCGATCCCTACGAGGGCGCTAAGTTAGCGGTTGCCGAAGCATCCCGCAATCTTTCCTGCGTGGGCGCAGAGCCTCTAGCGGTAACTGATAATCTCAACTTCGGCAGTCCGGAGCACAGCACTGGTTATTGGCAACTGGCGGAAGCCTGTCGCGGTATCGCCGAAGCCTGTCGCGAGTTGCACACCCCTGTCACTGGCGGCAATGTCTCTCTCTATAATGAAACCATCGATCCTGATGGAAACGCCCAGCCTATCTATCCCACGCCCGTGATTGGCACGATCGGACTTGTGAGCGATATCACTAAAATTTGCGGACAAGCATGGCAAGTGGTTGGCGATACTATTTATCTGCTGGGCAGCGATCGCACGAGTCTAGCCGCTTCCGAGTATCTTGCCGTCATTTTAGGACAGGTAACGGGTAGACCTGTAAGCGTGGATTTTGACATTGAGCGGCGAGTGCAGGCAGTTTGTCGTTATGGCATCGCTCAAGGTTGGATCGCATCCGCCCATGATTGTGCCGAGGGTGGTATAGCAGTGGCGATCGCGGAATCGTGCATCACAAGTAACTTGACCGCGCACGTGAGTCTGGATGCTATCCCTGGTTTGCATCCCCACAATATTCTATTTGGTGAAGGTCCCAGTCGGATTGTCGTATCTGCGAGCGCCGAACATCGCAATCGCTGGGAAGAATATTTACAGGCGCAGTTAGCCGATTTATGGCAAGCGATCGGTCATGTCACTGAAGGTGATACCAACCTGGTAATCGCGATCGCGGGATCGGAGGCTAGCGTGAACTTAAGCCTGAACCAACTCAAAGATGCGCATACTCAGGCTATCCCTAGACGAATGCAATCAAATTAGAAAAATTCACTTTGCATCCAACCTAATACCGCGAATCGAATAATCTAATAATTCCATAGGATGCATGACCGGGACTGCCTGCGATTGTAATTGCAGATGTTTGCGAATCTGAATCGTGCATCCCACATTTGCGGATGCGATCGCACTCGCTTTTGTATTTACCAGATTTTGCACCTTCATCTGCCCCAACTCATCGGCAACTTCAGGTTGCAGAATATTGTAAACTCCGGCGCTACCACAACAAAGCGCCGCATCCATTGGTTCGCGCAGTTGGATGCCTGGAATTTGTCTTAACAGACGACGCGGTTCCAGGCTGATTTTTTGTCCGTGCAACATGTGACAAGCATCTTGATAGACCACTGCCAAAGGCTCATCTTGCAAAGGTGAGAGTTTAGCTGTTAAGCCCACCGCATCCAGGAATTCCTGCACGTCCTTAACTTTACTGGCAAATCGCTTCGCCGCTTCTGCATATTCGGGATCGTCTTGCAGAATATGCCCGTACTCCTTCAGCGTGTGACCGCAGCCGGAGGCATTGATAATTATGGCATCGACGTTGGTATCGGCGAAGGTATCGATCGTCTGGCGAGCCAACTCCTGGGTTTGCGCATCTTGACCCTGGTGGTGCGTCAAAGCCGCACAGCATCCCTGTGTTGGCGGAATTACCACCTCGCAACCGTTCGCAGTTAAAACTCTGACCGTAGCATCATTGACGTGGGGTAAAAACACTCGTTGCACGCAACCTAAAATCATGCCGACGCGATAGCGCCGATCGCCTTGGGCTGGAATTACCTGTGGCAGGCTATCTTGGAATGCCTGGGGCGAAATAGCGGGTAAAACCGATTCCATTGCCGCTAATTGTCTGGGCAGGAGGCGATCGAGCAAACCCGTGGAGCGTACGAGTTTTTGCAATCCCAGTTTTTGGTAGATTGCCAGAGGCGCGAGTAAAGCCCGCAAACGCTTGGGATAGGGGAAGATCGCGAAAATTAGCTGGCGTAATAGCCTCTCGGTGAGGCTGCGTTGATGCTGGCGCTCTACTTGCGGACGGGTGGCAGCAATTAATTTGTCGTACTGTACTCCCGAAGGACAGGTGGTCACGCAGGCGAGACAGCCCAAGCAGGAGTCAAAATGCTGGGCGGAGGCATCAGAAAGTGGTATTTTCCCTTCATTAATGGCATCCATCAGGTAGATGCGTCCCCTGGGCGAGTCGGTCTCTTTCCCAATTACCCGATAGCTAGGGCAGGTAGACAAACAAAATCCGCAATGCACGCAAGCATCTATGAGTTTTGGATCTGGAGGATTGCGTTCGTCAAAGCCAGATATGAGTTGTGTCG includes:
- the glcF gene encoding glycolate oxidase subunit GlcF translates to MQTSESPPTTQLISGFDERNPPDPKLIDACVHCGFCLSTCPSYRVIGKETDSPRGRIYLMDAINEGKIPLSDASAQHFDSCLGCLACVTTCPSGVQYDKLIAATRPQVERQHQRSLTERLLRQLIFAIFPYPKRLRALLAPLAIYQKLGLQKLVRSTGLLDRLLPRQLAAMESVLPAISPQAFQDSLPQVIPAQGDRRYRVGMILGCVQRVFLPHVNDATVRVLTANGCEVVIPPTQGCCAALTHHQGQDAQTQELARQTIDTFADTNVDAIIINASGCGHTLKEYGHILQDDPEYAEAAKRFASKVKDVQEFLDAVGLTAKLSPLQDEPLAVVYQDACHMLHGQKISLEPRRLLRQIPGIQLREPMDAALCCGSAGVYNILQPEVADELGQMKVQNLVNTKASAIASANVGCTIQIRKHLQLQSQAVPVMHPMELLDYSIRGIRLDAK
- a CDS encoding IS5 family transposase, coding for MRRSYNTDLSNQEWEIIAPMLPKPSKWGRPPKTNMRELLNAIFYILKNGCTWQNLPHDFPPYSTVYFYWQRWERTGLLEEINRKLSQQFREKVSKEATPSLVSIDSQSVKTTESAGSRGFDGGKQIKGRKRFAMVDTLGLVVKVLVCAANIGERAGAKQLLQNLTSPLPRLEKILVDAGFSGDEITQWVNDNFGWLWEVSKRADNQKGFVVESKRWVVERTFAWLGNCRRLSKDYEFYEQMSESFIYLALIRKMLRNLATATS
- the purL gene encoding phosphoribosylformylglycinamidine synthase subunit PurL, with amino-acid sequence MTNPAATNFSPEEIKSEGLTLDEYAMICDRLGREPNKAELGMFGVMWSEHCCYKNSRPLLKQFPTQGDRILVGPGENAGVVKISDDIAICFKIESHNRPSAVEPFQGAATGVGGILRDIFTMGARPIASLNSLRFGDLSDPWVRSRVNGVVAGIAGYGNCVGVPTIGGEVYFDAAYNRNPLVNAMAIGILETPTIVKSGASGVGNPVLYVGSTTGRDGMKGASFASAELTDESQKDRPAVQVGDPFLEKSLIEACLEAFKTGAVVAAQDMGAAGLTCSTSEMAAKGGVGIQLDLDKVPARETGMTPYEYLLSESQERMLFVAQQGREQELIDIFHRWGLHAVVAGEVLEEPIVRILWHGIVAAEIPATALADNTPIYYRQFHNTPEYALKAWAWHESAIASKLTTSPDRVLLQLLDSPAIASKAWIYRQYDQQVQNNTVMLPGSGDAAVIRLRDQDFGIGDIQLSPLNQATIGVAATVDCNARYVYLDPYEGAKLAVAEASRNLSCVGAEPLAVTDNLNFGSPEHSTGYWQLAEACRGIAEACRELHTPVTGGNVSLYNETIDPDGNAQPIYPTPVIGTIGLVSDITKICGQAWQVVGDTIYLLGSDRTSLAASEYLAVILGQVTGRPVSVDFDIERRVQAVCRYGIAQGWIASAHDCAEGGIAVAIAESCITSNLTAHVSLDAIPGLHPHNILFGEGPSRIVVSASAEHRNRWEEYLQAQLADLWQAIGHVTEGDTNLVIAIAGSEASVNLSLNQLKDAHTQAIPRRMQSN